A window of the Lactuca sativa cultivar Salinas chromosome 7, Lsat_Salinas_v11, whole genome shotgun sequence genome harbors these coding sequences:
- the LOC111921209 gene encoding uroporphyrinogen decarboxylase 1, chloroplastic, producing the protein MGFSSITSGCGCCSLGWKSSSFLVPLRSNSSTPNGVLVSPTNRFNRLRVIRPYASASSEPLLVKAARGLPVSRPPAWMMRQAGRYMAVYRKLAEKHPSFRERSETTDLIVEISLQPWEAFHPDGVIIFSDILTPLPAFGVPFDIEDVRGPVIQTPIRSEEGLKALHPINLDKVSFVGESLKILKQEVGGKAAVLGFVGAPWTIATYIVEGGTTRTYTNIKSMCHTAPHILRALLSHLTEAIAEYVVYQVKAGADCVQIFDSWGGQLPPNMWELWSKPYINEIVGIVKKRCPEIPLVLYINGNGGLLEKMKGTGVDVIGLDWTVDMADGRRRLGDDISIQGNVDPAYLFSPLSALTDEIHRVVKCAGQKGHILNLGHGVLVGTPEEAVARFFDVARSFNFESVEEKTKVVV; encoded by the exons ATGGGATTTTCTTCTATCACAAG CGGGTGCGGTTGTTGCAGCCTTGGATGGAAATCATCCAGTTTTCTTGTACCATTAAGGTCTAATTCGAGCACCCCAAATGGAGTTCTGGTGTCGCCCACCAACAGGTTTAATCGGTTGAGGGTGATTCGTCCCTATGCCTCTGCTTCTTCTG AGCCACTTTTGGTCAAGGCGGCAAGAGGACTTCCGGTGAGCCGACCACCAGCATGGATGATGCGTCAGGCGGGAAGGTACATGGCGGTGTACCGGAAACTGGCGGAGAAACACCCGTCTTTTAGAGAGAGATCGGAAACAACCGATCTCATTGTGGAAATTTCATTGCAACCATGGGAAGCTTTTCATCCAGACGGAGTCATTATTTTCTCGGACATTCTTACCCCTCTACCCGCATTTGGTGTTCCTTTTGACATAGAAGACGTGAGGGGACCCGTTATTCAAACCCCAATTCGTTCTGAAGAAGGGTTAAAAGCGTTACATCCCATAAATTTGGATAAAGTAAGCTTTGTTGGCGAATCCCTCAAGATTTTGAAGCAAGAG GTTGGCGGGAAAGCGGCAGTCTTGGGATTTGTAGGTGCACCTTGGACAATTGCAACATATATTGTAGAAGGCGGCACTACGCGTACATACACAAATATAAAAAGCATGTGTCACACGGCCCCACACATTTTACGCGCTCTTCTCTCTCATTTGACCGAAGCAATAGCCGAATACGTTGTTTACCAAGTCAAAGCAGGTGCTGACTGTGTACAAATATTCGATTCTTGGGGTGGACAACTTCCTCCAAACATGTGGGAGCTTTGGTCAAAGCCATACATCAATGAG attGTAGGTATTGTAAAGAAAAGGTGCCCGGAAATACCATTGGTGCTTTACATCAATGGAAATGGTGGATTGCTTGAAAAGATGAAAGGGACAGGTGTCGATGTGATTGGATTGGATTGGACAGTTGATATGGCGGATGGAAGGCGGAGATTGGGTGATGATATTAGTATACAAGGAAATGTTGATCCTGCTTATTTGTTTTCGCCTCTTTCCGCTTTGACTGATGAAATTCATAG gGTTGTGAAGTGTGCTGGGCAAAAGGGTCACATTCTGAACCTGGGCCATGGTGTTCTTGTTGGGACTCCTGAGGAGGCGGTTGCTCGGTTTTTTGATGTTGCAAGAAGTTTTAACTTCGAATCGGTTGAGGaaaaaacaaaagttgtagtttgA